A window of the Sandaracinaceae bacterium genome harbors these coding sequences:
- a CDS encoding haloalkane dehalogenase, protein MEFVRTPAHRFLNLPDYPFAPHYVEVGEPALRMHYVDEGPRNGPVVLMLHGEPSWSYLYRHMIPLCAEAGNRVIAPDLVGFGKSDKPTRLGDYSFAQHVAWMTDFVTRLDLQGVTLVCQDWGSLIGLRVAAENEARFARIALSNGMLPTGERSLPRAFKLWRAFAEKSPVLPVGAIVAMGTKRTLTPRERAAYDAPFPSKRHQAGARAFPSLVPASPRDPAAPANLRAWEVLDRWEKPFLLAFTDGDPITRGADRYVAGRVPGTKGQPHVTLRGGHFVQEDAPDEFAAAVNDLVARTTPPR, encoded by the coding sequence ATGGAGTTCGTACGCACCCCAGCCCACCGCTTTCTGAACCTGCCGGACTACCCGTTCGCGCCCCACTACGTGGAGGTGGGCGAGCCCGCGCTGCGCATGCACTACGTGGACGAGGGGCCGCGCAACGGGCCGGTGGTCCTCATGTTGCACGGCGAACCTTCGTGGTCGTACCTCTACCGCCACATGATCCCCCTGTGCGCAGAGGCCGGGAACCGCGTCATCGCGCCCGACCTGGTCGGCTTCGGCAAGTCCGACAAGCCCACCCGCCTCGGTGACTACTCGTTCGCGCAGCACGTCGCGTGGATGACCGACTTCGTCACGCGTCTCGATCTGCAGGGCGTCACGCTGGTCTGTCAGGACTGGGGGTCGCTCATCGGGTTGCGCGTCGCGGCGGAGAACGAGGCCCGCTTCGCGCGCATCGCGCTCAGCAACGGCATGCTCCCCACTGGCGAACGGAGTCTCCCGCGCGCGTTCAAGCTCTGGCGCGCGTTCGCCGAGAAGAGCCCAGTGCTCCCGGTGGGCGCCATCGTGGCCATGGGCACCAAGCGGACGCTCACCCCTCGCGAGCGCGCTGCGTACGACGCGCCGTTTCCCAGCAAGCGACACCAAGCCGGCGCCCGTGCGTTTCCGTCGCTGGTGCCCGCGAGCCCCCGCGACCCCGCCGCCCCCGCGAACCTGCGCGCGTGGGAGGTGCTCGACCGCTGGGAGAAGCCGTTCCTGCTCGCCTTCACCGATGGCGACCCCATCACGCGCGGTGCCGACCGCTACGTGGCCGGGCGGGTACCGGGCACCAAGGGGCAGCCGCACGTCACCTTGCGCGGAGGACACTTCGTCCAGGAGGACGCGCCCGACGAGTTCGCCGCAGCGGTCAACGACCTCGTCGCGCGCACGACGCCGCCACGCTGA
- a CDS encoding PilZ domain-containing protein: MDEPEQHPSEPPRTPRAERYALMGQVRVRRSEVDYVLDIIDISSSGALIDLGELARPKWLKVRQTVFVTLLLEGAQQDLAGEVVRIVEDLEGARFAIRYKPDVAVDDLRQLLGAHGRSLPPPLPGTFGRRGG; this comes from the coding sequence GTGGACGAACCCGAGCAGCACCCCTCCGAGCCGCCTCGCACCCCGCGCGCCGAGCGCTATGCGCTGATGGGTCAGGTCCGCGTACGCCGGTCCGAGGTGGACTATGTCCTCGACATCATCGACATCAGCTCGAGCGGTGCGCTGATCGACTTGGGCGAGCTCGCCCGGCCCAAGTGGCTCAAGGTGCGCCAGACGGTGTTCGTCACGCTGCTGCTGGAGGGCGCGCAGCAGGACCTCGCCGGCGAGGTGGTGCGCATCGTCGAGGACCTCGAGGGCGCGCGCTTCGCCATCCGCTACAAGCCCGACGTCGCCGTCGACGACCTGCGTCAGCTGCTCGGCGCCCACGGTCGGTCGCTCCCGCCTCCTCTCCCGGGCACGTTCGGGCGCAGGGGTGGCTAG